GGGCAAAAGGCATTAAGTTCATGCGATTAGAGGCTGATAAAATAGCTACATCCCCAGTTCCACCCATTCCACTTTGACAAGCAGTTATAATTGCTGCTTCAATTGGATACATGTTCATTTTACCACCAACAAAGTAACCTGTTAAGACTACCGTTAAAACAACTGAAATCACAACAACAAAATATTGCCAAGATAACATACCCACAACATCCTTCAAAGGGATATATAACATTCCTAAACCAACCATTAGTGGGAATGTAAAGTTAGCAGAAACAAATTTGTATAATTGTTTTGAACCTTTTTCAATATCTCCTGGTAATATACTTAAATATTTAAGCAAAGCTGCCACCAAAATCATTAAAACTGGGCCTGGGAAACCTGTGAATTTTTGCAATAAACCACCAGCTATAAATAAAGTACACGCTACTAAAACACCTGCACCCATTAATTTAACATCTAATGGACTCTTATCTTCCTTCATCGCGTCAGCCATATCATCATCATCCGCATTTAATTTTACTAATTGCCCTTGCCCACATTTATCTGGTTTCTTTTCACCCAAACGGTTTAAAAAACCTGAACTAATAATCGCAAAGAAATTTCCAATAATTGTCGCTGGAATCAATTGACCCACAAGTTGTTCACTGGGAATCCCCGTAATAGCGCTATATCCTAAAGAAAGAGGTAAAATACCTTCACCAATCCCTCCTGAGATAACTGGGGTCACAATGTAAAATAATGTATGCTCAAAACCTAAACCTAGTAACGTTCCAATTGCAGTACCTACTACTAATGCTAAAATCATACCACAAGCCATCGGAATTATCATGCGCATTAACCCCTGAACTAAGATTTTGCGATGCATTCCTAGAATACTCCCACAAACTAAGCAGGCAATATAAAAGTAAAGAAAATTAGCCTGTTTCATTAACATATCCGTTGCTTCCAATGTATTCGTATTAAAAAAATTGAAAAAAACGAGTATAGATGGAATCATCAATGAAAAAATGGCTGCTCCTCCAAAGTTTTTTAATCCAGGAATACTGCCACCAATTCCACCTAATAACCAACCTAAACTTAAAATAATAGCAAAACCACCAAGCATATTAACGGGTAACTCCTCAAAATAGGCAGATAATAAAATGACAAATGCCATTCCCAAGTAGGCGGGTAGAGGTATGGCTCCCACCTTTGCTGTCTTGATTTTTTCTATCCATGTTTTTGGAACTTCACTAACTTTTTTTACCTCTTCGTTTGCAACTCTCATCATCTTCCTCCTTTTATATAAAGCGCTTTCTTTAACTGCTTTTAGTATAAAGTTTGTGAAGAAAGATAAATAGATTATTTAACTAATTTAAGTGTTGTTTAATTACTTTAAATTGAAAGCGTTAAACCAAGCTATGTTATAATAAAATCAGAACTTATATTTGCATTTATTCCTTATAAAAACGGCACTTTTCTCTATATTAATTCGAAGGAGTTTCACAAATAATGAAGACACCGCGAAAAGGTCAGCGACTTTGGATGAAATTAACTCTAATGGTTTTAATGACAGTTATCGTCACCTTAATTACGTCATATATCTTACTCAATCAACAAATTACTAAATCTGTTAAAAAAAATGAAGAAATCCATTTACTTAAAGTGGCCCGAACTATCTCAGAATATCCTCTTGTTCATCAATCCTTAGAGCAAAAAAAGACTTCTTCTGAGTTACAAGAATACGCCAATCAAATGAAAACAAATTATGATTTAGATTTTGTTGTCGTTATGACAATGGATCATATTCGGCTGACACACCCTGATCCAACTAAAATTAATCAAGCTTTCCAAGGTGGCGATGAAGAATCAGCTTTAAAAGGTGTAGAATCTACCTCAATTGCAGAAGGAACTTTAGGCCCATCTCTAAGAGCTTTTGTACCTGTTTTTTCTACTGACAATACTGAAATTGGGGTCATTGCTTTAGGTGTAAAAACAGCAACAATTAAATTGATTTCACAAGAAACAATGAAACCTCTCACCCTTAGCTTAATTATCGCCTTTAGCTTTGGATTAGGTGCAGCGATTTTCACAGCTTATACCTTAAAGAAACAAATGTATGATTTAGAACCAAAAGAAATTGCCCGTTTATTAGAAGAACGAAACGCTATGCTAGATTATACGAAAGATGCCATTGTCGTGACAGATAAAGAAAATACAATTAGTTTAGCTAACTTTGAAGCTCAGAGAATATTTAGCTTAATTTCTGAAAAAGAAATCATCGTTGGTAGCTCAATTCAAGATTTTTTACCCAACACTACAGCAATCTCTGATGAATCTATTGATAAACTCTATCATACAAATGGACTTGATTATCTAGTTTCAAGTGCTCCTATTATTGTTCGAAAAAAAATTATCGGTCAGATTTTCATCATCCGTGATGCCACTGAATTACATTTATTAACAGATCGTCTATTTAATACAACAGCTTACGCCACAACCTTACAAGCACAATCTCATAATTTTTTAAATAAGCTACATGTCATTTATGGACTAACCGATTTGGAAGACTATGAGCAACTGATGGAATATTTAGAAAAAATTCTTGAGCCAGAGCAAGAATTTGCTCAGCGTATGGTTTATCTCGTGCATAATCCTGTCATTGCTGGTTTTTTAATTGGGGAGCGCAGTAAGTTTTCTGAAAAAAACAGCCCATTTATGATTGAAGTCTACCCGGATATCCCAGTTACCGACCAACAAAATGCAGCTCACTACTGGATGAGTTTAATTAGAGTCTTGAACCAGTTTATCTTAGAACATGAATTGGCTGAAAAATTACAAATTCGCTTCGGTTTTTGGAATCAACACTTGCAAACAACTTATGAACTAGAGTTAGATACGCTGCTTCAATCCAACCTTCTAAATGAAATTGAAGGGGCTTATTTCAAAAAAATATTGTTGAGGGCTAATGGTCAGATGAACATTGAGAAAAATAAAAATTGGCTGAAAATCACATTTAGTATTGCCTATTCGGAGGAGTTGTTATAATTATGTTTCGTGTTTTAATTGTGGAGGATGATCCAATGGTGCTATCTATTAATCAACGCTACCTACAAAAAATACCGAATTTTATGGTCGCGGGTACGGCGGATAGTTACGAACACGCTATTCAGTTAACGAGTCAATATTTCTATGATCTAATTTTAGTTGATATTCATTTAAAAAGTGGAAATGGATTGGACTTATTAAAGACTTGGCGTAAGCGTGAGTATCCGGCTGAAATTATTATGATTACGGCTGCGAGTCAGCAAGAAGCGCTTCGTATTAGTAAGCATTATGGGGTAACGGATTATATCTTAAAACCGTTTCAATTTAAGCGCTTTAAGCAGAGTATCGAATTATTTCAGCAAAATCAGCTACTTCTGTCGTCAAATTCCGTGCTGACACAAAAAGAAATTGATTCTCTTCATCATTCTGACCCTTTAAGTATTTCTGAAATAGAGATGGAAAATAAATTAGAAAAAGGCTTAACTCAAACAACTTTAGACTTAATTGTCAGCTTGATTCAGCAACAAAAAGCTGGATTTACTGTTTCAGATATTACCCAAGCCACGGAACTTTCCCATGTTTCTGTTCGAAAATACTTACATTATTTGGAAAGTACGCAGCAAATAGAAATGCGTTTAGAATATGGAACTGTAGGGCGACCAACGAGTGTCTACTATTTAATAGAAAATTTTGATAAATAAAAAAAGTATGACTAAATGTAAAAATTTAGTCATACTTTTTTAAGTTAAATTTGTGCCCAAACACTTTCTAAAACGTTGGTTTGATTACGATCAGGACCAACAGAGAATGTTGAGATACGAACGCCAACTAGTTCAGAAACACGGTGCACATAGTTACGAGCATTTTGCGGCAAGTCTTCTAACGTACGGCAACCAGTGATATCTTCACTCCAACCTGGCAATTCTTCGTAAATTGGTGTACATTCTGCCAATTCTTTCAAGCTTGCTGGATAATGGAAAATTTTCTCACCATTTCGCTCATAAGATGTACAAATTTTAACAGTTTCTAAACCGCTTAGGACATCAATTGAGTTTAGAGATAAGTTTGTAATTCCAGATACACGTTTTGCATGGCGCATAACTACAGTATCAAACCAACCAACACGACGTGGGCGACCTGTTGTTGTACCGTATTCTTTACCAACTTCGCGAATTTGATTTCCAACTTCATCAAATAATTCAGTTGGGAAAGGACCATCTCCAACACGACTAGTATAAGCCTTACACACACCAACAACTTTATCGATTTTAGATGGGCCAACACCACTACCGATAGTCACTCCACCAGCGACAGGGTTTGATGACGTTACAAATGGATACGTACCTTGATCGATATCTAACATCACGCCTTGAGCGCCTTCAAATAAAAC
This Carnobacterium maltaromaticum DSM 20342 DNA region includes the following protein-coding sequences:
- a CDS encoding 2-hydroxycarboxylate transporter family protein translates to MRVANEEVKKVSEVPKTWIEKIKTAKVGAIPLPAYLGMAFVILLSAYFEELPVNMLGGFAIILSLGWLLGGIGGSIPGLKNFGGAAIFSLMIPSILVFFNFFNTNTLEATDMLMKQANFLYFYIACLVCGSILGMHRKILVQGLMRMIIPMACGMILALVVGTAIGTLLGLGFEHTLFYIVTPVISGGIGEGILPLSLGYSAITGIPSEQLVGQLIPATIIGNFFAIISSGFLNRLGEKKPDKCGQGQLVKLNADDDDMADAMKEDKSPLDVKLMGAGVLVACTLFIAGGLLQKFTGFPGPVLMILVAALLKYLSILPGDIEKGSKQLYKFVSANFTFPLMVGLGMLYIPLKDVVGMLSWQYFVVVISVVLTVVLTGYFVGGKMNMYPIEAAIITACQSGMGGTGDVAILSASNRMNLMPFAQVATRLGGAITVISMTALMRFFF
- a CDS encoding Spo0B domain-containing protein, translated to MKTPRKGQRLWMKLTLMVLMTVIVTLITSYILLNQQITKSVKKNEEIHLLKVARTISEYPLVHQSLEQKKTSSELQEYANQMKTNYDLDFVVVMTMDHIRLTHPDPTKINQAFQGGDEESALKGVESTSIAEGTLGPSLRAFVPVFSTDNTEIGVIALGVKTATIKLISQETMKPLTLSLIIAFSFGLGAAIFTAYTLKKQMYDLEPKEIARLLEERNAMLDYTKDAIVVTDKENTISLANFEAQRIFSLISEKEIIVGSSIQDFLPNTTAISDESIDKLYHTNGLDYLVSSAPIIVRKKIIGQIFIIRDATELHLLTDRLFNTTAYATTLQAQSHNFLNKLHVIYGLTDLEDYEQLMEYLEKILEPEQEFAQRMVYLVHNPVIAGFLIGERSKFSEKNSPFMIEVYPDIPVTDQQNAAHYWMSLIRVLNQFILEHELAEKLQIRFGFWNQHLQTTYELELDTLLQSNLLNEIEGAYFKKILLRANGQMNIEKNKNWLKITFSIAYSEELL
- a CDS encoding response regulator produces the protein MFRVLIVEDDPMVLSINQRYLQKIPNFMVAGTADSYEHAIQLTSQYFYDLILVDIHLKSGNGLDLLKTWRKREYPAEIIMITAASQQEALRISKHYGVTDYILKPFQFKRFKQSIELFQQNQLLLSSNSVLTQKEIDSLHHSDPLSISEIEMENKLEKGLTQTTLDLIVSLIQQQKAGFTVSDITQATELSHVSVRKYLHYLESTQQIEMRLEYGTVGRPTSVYYLIENFDK
- a CDS encoding adenylosuccinate synthase translates to MSSVVVVGTQWGDEGKGKITDFLSENAEVIARYQGGDNAGHTIKFDGVTYKLHLIPSGIFYKEKISVIGNGVVVNPKSLITELAYLKDKEINTDNLRISDRAHVILPYHIKLDQLQEDSKGDQKIGTTIKGIGPAYMDKAARVGIRIADLLDKEIFEERLRINLEEKNRQFVKMFDSTELKFDDIFEEYYQYGQELKQYVCDTSVILNDALDAGKRVLFEGAQGVMLDIDQGTYPFVTSSNPVAGGVTIGSGVGPSKIDKVVGVCKAYTSRVGDGPFPTELFDEVGNQIREVGKEYGTTTGRPRRVGWFDTVVMRHAKRVSGITNLSLNSIDVLSGLETVKICTSYERNGEKIFHYPASLKELAECTPIYEELPGWSEDITGCRTLEDLPQNARNYVHRVSELVGVRISTFSVGPDRNQTNVLESVWAQI